Genomic DNA from Actinomycetota bacterium:
CGCGGAAACCGGCAGGCCGCAGCCGTACTTCGACTTCTGACGCGTGGTCGACGTCGCAACCGAGATCGAGATCGCGCGGGCCCCGCGCCGAGGTCGCCGCGTTCGCGTCCGAACCGGACAACGCGACCGCCTGGTACGAGAACATCGAGCACGTCGAGTGGACGTCCAGGCCGCTCGCGGTCGGCACGCAGCTCGCTTTCGTCGCCCACTTCCTCGGACGCCGTCTCGCCTACACGTACAAGGTCAAGGAACACGTCCCCGGCGAGCGGTTCGTGATGAGCACGGCCGAGGGCCCGTTTCCGATGGAGACCACTTACACGTGGCAGGACGTGCCCGGAGGCGGCACCCGCATGACGCTTCGCAACCGCGGAGCGCCATCGGGGTTCTCGCGCATCGCCTCCCCGTTCATGGCACGCGCGGTCAAGCGCGCGAACGGCAGAGACCTCCGACGGCTCAAGGCAATCCTAGAGCTGCACTCCGAAGGCTAAGACACGACCCCTTGGTCCGACTCGGAGTAGCGCGGCTCACGTCTGTGCCGGCTCGTGAGCGTGTTTACCGGGTTCCCATCCAGCCGGGCCGATCACGGCGTTGGCGAGCTCGAGCGGCGTTGCTTCGAGATCGGTCGCGAGCGTGTCGTTCCACCGGTTGAGGAACCCGAAGAGCGCGATCATGGTCATGAGCTCGACGATCTCGCCGTCGTCGAAGTGACGGTGGAGATCGTCGAAGTCCTCGTCCGTCGCCGCGTTCGGGACAAGCGCCGCATGGTGCGCCAGCCGAAGCGCCGCCCGCTCGGCGTCGCTGAACAGGTCGCTCGACTCATAGCTCCAGATTTGCGCGATCTTCTCGGCCTGCGCGCCCCTGCGAGTCGCGTTAGAGGCGGTGTGCGCCTGGCAATACCGGCAGCCCGCGGCCGTGCTCGCGACGAGGGCCACGAGCTCCTTGAGCTCCGGAGGCACGGTTCCCTCGCGCGCGACCTGGGTGAGCCCGGCGACGGCGCGCAGGATCTCCGGGCGGTGGGCCATCGTGAGCATGCTGTTCGGGAGAAAGCCCATTCGTTCCTCGACCGGCGCAAAAGCATCCTCGAGCTCGGGAACGTCGTCGCGGGAGACGGGCGGTACACGGGCCATCGGCTACCTCCGTTCGTGGCGCTGCCGGTATCGAGCAGCTCGGACGGTCTCGTCGCGGGGTGAAGGCTACGTTCCGAGCGGCGCCTCGGCCACGAGGCTGTTCGGGGGTTCCTCAGCCGGTGACGACGAAGATGCGCGCGACCGAGCTCTTGAGTGCGGTTGCCGCCTCCTCGGCACTCATGCGCCCCGCGCGCACCTCCTCGGCCGCGGCGAGCTGGGTGCTGCCGCGGAGCGGGCGAACGCGTGACTATGTTGCCTGAGCAGAAACATTCGAGCTCGCGTCGAGTTGCTGCATCAACCCGGCCATGTCGGCTTCGGCGCGGTGTTCGACGAGCTTGCCGTCGACGAAGCGATCGAAGGTCATCTCGGTGACGGTTATCTCTCTACCCGTGGGCGCGATGCCCATGAAGTCGCCTGTGTGTGTGCCGGAGAAGCTGCCGCGCGAGAAGACGCGATCGCCGATCTCGAACACTGCCTCGATCGTGTGCCGTCCGCCGGAAAACGCGGAGTAGAACATCTGTCCCATCCCGGCCCACTCCTCGACGCCCATCGGGGGATTGCCTCCGAAGATGGCGCTGAAGTCGGGCGCGAGCAGCTCCCGGATCGAGGCGAAGTCCTGCTCGTCCATGAGCGAGAAGATGCGGCGCAGCGTGTCGGCGTTGGACACA
This window encodes:
- a CDS encoding ester cyclase, yielding MSNADTLRRIFSLMDEQDFASIRELLAPDFSAIFGGNPPMGVEEWAGMGQMFYSAFSGGRHTIEAVFEIGDRVFSRGSFSGTHTGDFMGIAPTGREITVTEMTFDRFVDGKLVEHRAEADMAGLMQQLDASSNVSAQAT
- a CDS encoding peroxidase-related enzyme (This protein belongs to a clade of uncharacterized proteins related to peroxidases such as the alkylhydroperoxidase AhpD.): MARVPPVSRDDVPELEDAFAPVEERMGFLPNSMLTMAHRPEILRAVAGLTQVAREGTVPPELKELVALVASTAAGCRYCQAHTASNATRRGAQAEKIAQIWSYESSDLFSDAERAALRLAHHAALVPNAATDEDFDDLHRHFDDGEIVELMTMIALFGFLNRWNDTLATDLEATPLELANAVIGPAGWEPGKHAHEPAQT
- a CDS encoding SRPBCC family protein, whose amino-acid sequence is MPRRWFGSSPSAGCRCSSTSRATRKPAGRSRTSTSDAWSTSQPRSRSRGPRAEVAAFASEPDNATAWYENIEHVEWTSRPLAVGTQLAFVAHFLGRRLAYTYKVKEHVPGERFVMSTAEGPFPMETTYTWQDVPGGGTRMTLRNRGAPSGFSRIASPFMARAVKRANGRDLRRLKAILELHSEG